The nucleotide window GATTCTGAGGTTTTGTGTGATGGGTCTGGAAATAtctacaaggcatgccaaacTGAGCTCCCCATTGCAGCGCCATTGCCACCTAAAGCTCCTCCAGCAAAGACCATGAGCAAGCTCTCTTTGGTTTTTCTGATTGTTGGTTCTTGCTTAATGTGCCACTGATGCTTCTTTGCAGATTCCTTTAGGTTATGgattaactctttttttttcttccacttcAAGCTTTTTTAGTTCTGTAATTAAAAGAGCAAAGGCTCGGGGAGACATGGGGACAACTCAAATTCTTGAGAGACTGCTTTCTAATGAATAACAGCTTTCTTGCGTATCTATAAACATGCATTTTGGAGTTGGATCTTTCATTAATAGCTAGAGTACAATCCAATCTATGAAAGCCTATTGTGTTTCCAAAAGAAACTCAAAACCCATAAGCAGTCTTACACTCTTGTACCTATCCCCTTTGCGGTTGTGTAACGGAACTGCTCGAATTCCAGTTCTCAACTCTGATACTGGCAAACAAGTTTGGCCTCCAAAGTCATGGTTTCCTGATGTGTCATACTCGCGAACTTCAATTCGAAGGATTGCCAGTTCTGGAACTCTTAGAGGGAACTCAAACTCCTCATTCCACACCGGTTTCCACTGATCCTCAATCGCTTTTGTTTTATTCATAACTTTATCTGCCGGAGCACCGGCAATGCCAATCTGCAAAGAGATACGCATTATTCATGCTCCTCAAGACTGCTTTTGAATAGAAATGcaggagagggaaaaaaaaaaaaacacaatttcaAAGGCTAGTTTAGTACCCTAAGTATTTAAGTTGGTGTTGGGATCACTCTAAAATTGTTGTTAAATTCACATTCCGTGACAATACTTATGAATCAAATACAGTGTAGATCCTCTTACTAACTTTTACAAAGAAGTCTGGAGGGGAATATAGATCGAAGTGTGTGCGGCCGAATTCCAAATCCCATCCTTCTCCCATGTAGACTTTTACCTGGAAATCATATGAAGTTGTTCAACCATTTGAGACACATTAAGGAAATTATAATCATACAGAATTATGGATCCAAATCCTCTGACCTTCAAGATTTTCTTCACTGGTAGAATCATATCAGTATCAAAGACTGCATTGAATGGGCTAACATACAACAAAAAATCTGGTTTTTTCACATAACCACAACCACCATTGGCTCTAAACATTCCTTGCATAATCCACAAGTACTTTCCATATCCctaaaaaagatgaaaaataacATTATGAATGAAAATTACAGCATGAATTTCGATACTACAGGAGGCTGTATATTTCTAACCTGCATATTGAATGCAACCATCTGAGCTCCATGCATCCACGCAACAAAAGGATTGTAATTAGATGAGGAAATGCGCGTACCCTTAGGATATACCCTCAGAAAATTCTGCTGTGTAAACCTGGTTGAGACGTAATTGAAACTTGACAATTAGTACAAAAATGGAAGGAGAAAGGTAGCTTTGACAGGTCTTAAAACTACCTCACAATATCACTTCCATGCATCTTGGTAGCATCTTCAAGCTCTTGCTCACTCAAGCTTAGGCGTCTAGCTTTTTTAGGATCGATGGTCAGACAATCTTCAACTGCACCTTTCACTTTCGCAGCATGAATTGCTATTAAATGCCTGTATTCAGGAGCCGTCTTGTCCTCATCTTCCTCCTCAAGGTGTTCTTCTTCGTTTAACTGATCCTGCTGACGCAATGTTAATTGTGTACCAAATATTATAATGCGATAGGAATGCTATCAATTACATATCCGTGAAGGAAACATTACGTAAGAGTAGGTTCATAATAAATAACCAGATCCACCTTTTCATTGGTTTCAGGTTTAATTTCAGAATTCGTCttctttgatgatttttttgacTTCTCAGAAGTCTCTTTTTCCTCACGTGTCTGAGTCTCCAGGTACTCTTTTGGAGGCTTAGTTGAaatcatgacctttttcttcaAATATTCAGGTGATGGAAATTCTTCCAACTTGTCTGATTGAGGAACAAACAACATGTCCCCAAATGTTCCATTGACCATCTGCAAACTTTTTCATTAGTCATGAAGCCAAACCAGTACAATAGTCAAAAGTTGATCTGCTGAAGAAATTCATCTCACCTTAGCCACCTTAGCTTGAAGATTCGGAGTTAAGTGATCTTCAAATGTTATCACAACTGGGTATTCGGAAGCATAAAAGGcattatctttgattgctcgcAAGCATTTTAAGAGTTTAACAGAAGAAGTCAATGTCCTGTGGTTAAAATAGAGTCTAtcagttgaaacataactgaaACATGGTAATAAAATTATTGAGATTAGATTTCATGGACTGATTTGATTTTGAGTCTTAGTTTTTTGCCAAAGACTTTGTTTTAACAACTGAAATAGTACCTAATActgattttaattataatagaAACCAAACACAAGGTCAAAAGCATGTCCTTCGTACCCTCCATGGGTAACCAACACATTATTTTTTGCAGAATTCGGCCACAAATCCAATTCAATAACTCTTACACCTCTCCTAAGAGCCTTTATAATTGGCACCACACTGCTAGAACTACTCAGTTGGTTCCCAGTCAAGTAGGAGTTGTGGCCTGTGAACAAGAAATAATGAGCCAGTggagcattcatgtcattgcacacctaaaaatcaaagaaatttgtcactgttaaaataatttattagatatgaaATAATTGTTTCATATAAAACGAGTAGTAGTTTAAAAACCATGTGAACAGAGCTTACAGAGGCCACCAGAGTAGTAAGATTTGAAGattatatagacacacacatatttTCAGGAGTGTTTTACACTCTCAACATAGAGTGAACAGATTTCTCCCACATGTAGGAAGGTACACTGCTGAATCACATACAATAGTTACAAGACTTTATGCTTGTGTGTGTGGTTGATTCTAGTTTCTCTATTATCAAACCTAGTCATACAAGCAAGTGAAATCTATTTAAACATAGAAAAGAGTTGGGAAGCAGAATAACAACCTGAGGCGGAGGTAGGGGGGAATTAATATCACCAAGAAGATACCGAAAGAAGGCTTCGAGATGGAGGCCTCTTGGGATAATGTTGAGATGTCTAACGCTATGGATGATAGCTTGAGCATCATCTTTGGTTGCATTTTGTTCCCCTTGAGACTCAATCAGATACCTGAGTAGATTATCAAGGCTCATTGTGCCATTCTCCGAGTACTTCTCAAAGAGTTCTTTGATGTCCTCTGGAGGCTCAATCACAGGGGCTTTGAATTTCCTATAGAAAAAGAAACACACTCTGAAATGAACATGCTTAGAAGTCATTGTGAAAAAGAACTAAACCCTGAAGTTTATTGTGCTCCTAATATGTAATCTGCTTCATAGGAATAGAGAACGATAGGATGTACTTAAATGGCAGTTACGATATCTAGGATGGCGTAGGAACAAAGTGAGAATATGACATGCATAAGATGTAAGGAAGCTCCACGGTTGATATTCCCAACTTGCATAGTACTAATTCCATGTTTCTATAACCTTTTCCCCCTTGATGCTATGGAAAAAGATTGCTTGTCATTGTTTGAACTGTAAAGGAAGAAAGAG belongs to Tripterygium wilfordii isolate XIE 37 chromosome 2, ASM1340144v1, whole genome shotgun sequence and includes:
- the LOC120005950 gene encoding phosphoinositide phospholipase C 2-like isoform X1; the protein is MDHQFLVLYCSNSILRSSFDDNLPSSMCHSFFDCKMSRHGWIDYRTHLRTRKKHNLHCDFCLPLQRTKNPAALQHPSFLACEISGEKFKAPVIEPPEDIKELFEKYSENGTMSLDNLLRYLIESQGEQNATKDDAQAIIHSVRHLNIIPRGLHLEAFFRYLLGDINSPLPPPQVCNDMNAPLAHYFLFTGHNSYLTGNQLSSSSSVVPIIKALRRGVRVIELDLWPNSAKNNVLVTHGGTLTSSVKLLKCLRAIKDNAFYASEYPVVITFEDHLTPNLQAKVAKMVNGTFGDMLFVPQSDKLEEFPSPEYLKKKVMISTKPPKEYLETQTREEKETSEKSKKSSKKTNSEIKPETNEKQDQLNEEEHLEEEDEDKTAPEYRHLIAIHAAKVKGAVEDCLTIDPKKARRLSLSEQELEDATKMHGSDIVRFTQQNFLRVYPKGTRISSSNYNPFVAWMHGAQMVAFNMQGYGKYLWIMQGMFRANGGCGYVKKPDFLLYVSPFNAVFDTDMILPVKKILKVKVYMGEGWDLEFGRTHFDLYSPPDFFVKIGIAGAPADKVMNKTKAIEDQWKPVWNEEFEFPLRVPELAILRIEVREYDTSGNHDFGGQTCLPVSELRTGIRAVPLHNRKGDRYKSVRLLMGFEFLLETQ
- the LOC120005950 gene encoding phosphoinositide phospholipase C 2-like isoform X4, whose translation is MELVLCKLGISTVELPYILCMKFKAPVIEPPEDIKELFEKYSENGTMSLDNLLRYLIESQGEQNATKDDAQAIIHSVRHLNIIPRGLHLEAFFRYLLGDINSPLPPPQVCNDMNAPLAHYFLFTGHNSYLTGNQLSSSSSVVPIIKALRRGVRVIELDLWPNSAKNNVLVTHGGTLTSSVKLLKCLRAIKDNAFYASEYPVVITFEDHLTPNLQAKVAKMVNGTFGDMLFVPQSDKLEEFPSPEYLKKKVMISTKPPKEYLETQTREEKETSEKSKKSSKKTNSEIKPETNEKQDQLNEEEHLEEEDEDKTAPEYRHLIAIHAAKVKGAVEDCLTIDPKKARRLSLSEQELEDATKMHGSDIVRFTQQNFLRVYPKGTRISSSNYNPFVAWMHGAQMVAFNMQGYGKYLWIMQGMFRANGGCGYVKKPDFLLYVSPFNAVFDTDMILPVKKILKVKVYMGEGWDLEFGRTHFDLYSPPDFFVKIGIAGAPADKVMNKTKAIEDQWKPVWNEEFEFPLRVPELAILRIEVREYDTSGNHDFGGQTCLPVSELRTGIRAVPLHNRKGDRYKSVRLLMGFEFLLETQ
- the LOC120005950 gene encoding phosphoinositide phospholipase C 2-like isoform X2, with protein sequence MDHQFLVLYCSNSILRSSFDDNLPSSMCHSFFDCKMSRHGWIDYRTHLRTRKKHNLHCDFCLPLQRTKNPAALQHPSFLACEISGEKFKAPVIEPPEDIKELFEKYSENGTMSLDNLLRYLIESQGEQNATKDDAQAIIHSVRHLNIIPRGLHLEAFFRYLLGDINSPLPPPQVCNDMNAPLAHYFLFTGHNSYLTGNQLSSSSSVVPIIKALRRGVRVIELDLWPNSAKNNVLVTHGGTLTSSVKLLKCLRAIKDNAFYASEYPVVITFEDHLTPNLQAKVAKMVNGTFGDMLFVPQSDKLEEFPSPEYLKKKVMISTKPPKEYLETQTREEKETSEKSKKSSKKTNSEIKPETNEKDQLNEEEHLEEEDEDKTAPEYRHLIAIHAAKVKGAVEDCLTIDPKKARRLSLSEQELEDATKMHGSDIVRFTQQNFLRVYPKGTRISSSNYNPFVAWMHGAQMVAFNMQGYGKYLWIMQGMFRANGGCGYVKKPDFLLYVSPFNAVFDTDMILPVKKILKVKVYMGEGWDLEFGRTHFDLYSPPDFFVKIGIAGAPADKVMNKTKAIEDQWKPVWNEEFEFPLRVPELAILRIEVREYDTSGNHDFGGQTCLPVSELRTGIRAVPLHNRKGDRYKSVRLLMGFEFLLETQ
- the LOC120005950 gene encoding phosphoinositide phospholipase C 2-like isoform X6, giving the protein MTSKHVHFRVCFFFYRKFKAPVIEPPEDIKELFEKYSENGTMSLDNLLRYLIESQGEQNATKDDAQAIIHSVRHLNIIPRGLHLEAFFRYLLGDINSPLPPPQVCNDMNAPLAHYFLFTGHNSYLTGNQLSSSSSVVPIIKALRRGVRVIELDLWPNSAKNNVLVTHGGTLTSSVKLLKCLRAIKDNAFYASEYPVVITFEDHLTPNLQAKVAKMVNGTFGDMLFVPQSDKLEEFPSPEYLKKKVMISTKPPKEYLETQTREEKETSEKSKKSSKKTNSEIKPETNEKHSYRIIIFGTQLTLRQQDQLNEEEHLEEEDEDKTAPEYRHLIAIHAAKVKGAVEDCLTIDPKKARRLSLSEQELEDATKMHGSDIVRFTQQNFLRVYPKGTRISSSNYNPFVAWMHGAQMVAFNMQGYGKYLWIMQGMFRANGGCGYVKKPDFLLYVSPFNAVFDTDMILPVKKILKVKVYMGEGWDLEFGRTHFDLYSPPDFFVKIGIAGAPADKVMNKTKAIEDQWKPVWNEEFEFPLRVPELAILRIEVREYDTSGNHDFGGQTCLPVSELRTGIRAVPLHNRKGDRYKSVRLLMGFEFLLETQ
- the LOC120005950 gene encoding phosphoinositide phospholipase C 2-like isoform X5 yields the protein MSLDNLLRYLIESQGEQNATKDDAQAIIHSVRHLNIIPRGLHLEAFFRYLLGDINSPLPPPQVCNDMNAPLAHYFLFTGHNSYLTGNQLSSSSSVVPIIKALRRGVRVIELDLWPNSAKNNVLVTHGGTLTSSVKLLKCLRAIKDNAFYASEYPVVITFEDHLTPNLQAKVAKMVNGTFGDMLFVPQSDKLEEFPSPEYLKKKVMISTKPPKEYLETQTREEKETSEKSKKSSKKTNSEIKPETNEKQDQLNEEEHLEEEDEDKTAPEYRHLIAIHAAKVKGAVEDCLTIDPKKARRLSLSEQELEDATKMHGSDIVRFTQQNFLRVYPKGTRISSSNYNPFVAWMHGAQMVAFNMQGYGKYLWIMQGMFRANGGCGYVKKPDFLLYVSPFNAVFDTDMILPVKKILKVKVYMGEGWDLEFGRTHFDLYSPPDFFVKIGIAGAPADKVMNKTKAIEDQWKPVWNEEFEFPLRVPELAILRIEVREYDTSGNHDFGGQTCLPVSELRTGIRAVPLHNRKGDRYKSVRLLMGFEFLLETQ
- the LOC120005950 gene encoding phosphoinositide phospholipase C 2-like isoform X3, which codes for MDHQFLVLYCSNSILRSSFDDNLPSSMCHSFFDCKMSRHGWIDYRTHLRTRKKHNLHCDFCLPLQRTKNPAALQHPSFLACEISGEKFKAPVIEPPEDIKELFEKYSENGTMSLDNLLRYLIESQGEQNATKDDAQAIIHSVRHLNIIPRGLHLEAFFRYLLGDINSPLPPPQVCNDMNAPLAHYFLFTGHNSYLTGNQLSSSSSVVPIIKALRRGVRVIELDLWPNSAKNNVLVTHGGTLTSSVKLLKCLRAIKDNAFYASEYPVVITFEDHLTPNLQAKVAKMVNGTFGDMLFVPQSDKLEEFPSPEYLKKKVMISTKPPKEYLETQTREEKETSEKSKKSSKKTNSEIKPETNEKLNEEEHLEEEDEDKTAPEYRHLIAIHAAKVKGAVEDCLTIDPKKARRLSLSEQELEDATKMHGSDIVRFTQQNFLRVYPKGTRISSSNYNPFVAWMHGAQMVAFNMQGYGKYLWIMQGMFRANGGCGYVKKPDFLLYVSPFNAVFDTDMILPVKKILKVKVYMGEGWDLEFGRTHFDLYSPPDFFVKIGIAGAPADKVMNKTKAIEDQWKPVWNEEFEFPLRVPELAILRIEVREYDTSGNHDFGGQTCLPVSELRTGIRAVPLHNRKGDRYKSVRLLMGFEFLLETQ